A genomic region of Corallococcus macrosporus contains the following coding sequences:
- the cydB gene encoding cytochrome d ubiquinol oxidase subunit II, which yields MELNTLWFCLIAVLWTGYLVLEGFDFGVGMWLSVLGRTPAERRAVLRTIGPVWDGNEVWLLTAGGATFAAFPEWYATLFSGFYLPLFLILVALIVRGIGLEFRSKLEDPTWQRRWEQAIQVGSWIPALLWGVAFANIVRGVPLDADHQFTGTFLGLLSPFALLGGLATTLLFLSHGAVFVALKTQGTLRTRALGWAKRMALPTLGVSGAFGLWTQVRYSVAWTWPVLGFVALALGAAALSVWREREGWSFTFSCLAIAGVVVLLFGSLFPDVMPALEPAHSLTVQNASSTPYTLRIMTYVAVALVPFVLAYQGWTYWVFRQRVTVDELTPAMGEG from the coding sequence ATGGAACTGAACACACTCTGGTTCTGTCTCATCGCGGTCCTCTGGACGGGCTACCTCGTGCTGGAGGGTTTCGACTTCGGCGTGGGGATGTGGCTCTCCGTGCTGGGAAGGACTCCCGCGGAGCGCCGCGCGGTGCTGCGCACGATTGGCCCGGTCTGGGATGGCAACGAGGTGTGGCTGCTCACCGCCGGGGGCGCGACGTTCGCGGCCTTCCCGGAGTGGTACGCGACGCTCTTCTCCGGCTTCTACCTGCCGCTCTTCCTCATCCTCGTCGCGTTGATTGTCCGAGGCATCGGGCTCGAGTTCCGCTCCAAGCTGGAGGACCCCACGTGGCAGCGCCGCTGGGAGCAGGCCATCCAGGTGGGGTCGTGGATTCCCGCGCTGCTCTGGGGCGTCGCCTTCGCGAACATCGTGCGCGGAGTGCCCCTGGACGCGGACCATCAGTTCACCGGGACGTTCCTCGGCCTGCTCTCCCCGTTCGCGCTGCTCGGCGGCCTGGCCACCACCCTGCTCTTCCTCAGCCACGGCGCGGTCTTCGTCGCGCTGAAGACCCAGGGCACGCTGCGGACGCGGGCGCTCGGCTGGGCGAAGCGGATGGCGCTGCCCACGCTGGGCGTCAGCGGTGCCTTCGGCCTGTGGACGCAGGTGCGGTACTCGGTGGCCTGGACGTGGCCGGTGCTGGGGTTCGTGGCCCTGGCGCTGGGAGCGGCGGCGCTGAGTGTCTGGCGGGAGCGGGAGGGCTGGTCCTTCACCTTCAGCTGTCTGGCCATCGCGGGCGTGGTCGTGCTGCTCTTCGGCTCGCTCTTCCCGGACGTGATGCCAGCGCTGGAGCCGGCGCACTCGCTCACCGTCCAGAACGCGTCGAGCACCCCCTACACGCTGCGGATCATGACCTACGTCGCCGTCGCGCTGGTGCCGTTCGTGCTGGCCTACCAGGGCTGGACCTACTGGGTCTTCCGCCAGCGCGTCACCGTGGACGAGCTCACGCCGGCGATGGGAGAGGGCTGA
- a CDS encoding cupin domain-containing protein: protein MPDLSALEFILHPMSVEVFLSEYWEKKVLHIPRNRPDYYSHLFSLGELDSFLGHSMTNDEVRMARSGSVTHPNVEGDNKTTLYQFYERYRDGHTIVIRNIHQCWPPVGEIANALARAFGCYISTFSYATPENAQGFKTHWDDHDIFALQLEGEKEWRLYDSGPELPRYSKERGEYERQSKPADGPSHVINLKAGDLLYFPKGVIHEPRTRTCSSLHVTFGLFPDTWEKILTESVMDLADRDPRFQESLPFGYSVEKAHASRLFERAQELAEEVSGAAHFEASRNRLAAKFLDRIAPLADGHFSRLGSGTQVHAGTPLERRRSMEGVVLAQGGKVKLHFPGGHYLAARESEAALRFVAMEERFLAGDIPGRGEPERLALVRDLIQVGFLKVAEPKGER from the coding sequence ATGCCAGACCTGTCCGCGCTCGAGTTCATCCTCCATCCGATGTCGGTCGAGGTGTTCCTGTCCGAGTACTGGGAGAAGAAGGTCCTCCACATCCCCAGGAACCGGCCGGACTACTACTCGCACCTGTTCAGCCTCGGGGAGCTGGATTCGTTCCTGGGTCATTCGATGACGAATGACGAGGTCCGGATGGCCAGGTCGGGGAGCGTCACCCATCCCAACGTGGAGGGTGACAACAAGACGACCCTCTATCAGTTCTACGAGCGCTACCGCGACGGCCACACCATCGTCATCCGGAACATCCATCAGTGCTGGCCGCCCGTGGGGGAGATCGCGAACGCGCTGGCGCGCGCCTTCGGCTGCTACATCAGCACGTTCTCCTACGCGACCCCGGAGAACGCGCAGGGGTTCAAGACCCACTGGGATGATCACGACATCTTCGCCCTCCAACTGGAAGGGGAGAAGGAATGGCGCCTGTATGACTCGGGCCCCGAACTCCCCCGCTACAGCAAGGAGCGCGGCGAATACGAGCGTCAGAGCAAGCCCGCGGACGGGCCCTCCCACGTCATCAACCTCAAGGCCGGGGACCTGCTCTATTTCCCAAAGGGGGTCATCCACGAGCCCCGGACCCGGACCTGCTCCTCGCTGCATGTGACGTTCGGCCTGTTCCCGGACACCTGGGAGAAGATCCTCACGGAGTCCGTGATGGACCTCGCGGATCGGGATCCTCGCTTCCAGGAGAGCCTCCCCTTTGGCTATTCCGTGGAGAAGGCTCACGCCTCGCGGCTGTTCGAGCGGGCCCAGGAACTGGCGGAGGAGGTGTCGGGCGCGGCCCACTTCGAGGCGTCACGCAACCGGCTCGCGGCGAAGTTCCTGGACCGGATCGCCCCGCTGGCGGACGGGCACTTCTCCCGCCTGGGGAGCGGCACGCAGGTGCATGCGGGGACCCCGCTGGAAAGGCGCAGGAGCATGGAAGGCGTCGTGCTCGCCCAGGGCGGCAAGGTGAAGCTCCACTTCCCGGGCGGCCACTACCTGGCGGCTCGCGAAAGCGAGGCGGCGCTGCGCTTCGTGGCCATGGAGGAGCGGTTCCTCGCGGGAGACATTCCCGGCCGCGGCGAGCCCGAGCGGTTGGCCCTGGTTCGCGACCTCATCCAGGTGGGTTTCTTGAAGGTCGCGGAGCCGAAGGGCGAACGCTGA
- the cydC gene encoding thiol reductant ABC exporter subunit CydC produces MSRHPLRQVLSGLGLRPRAVGFAVALGPAALFASTALGALSAWLIARAAEMPPVLDLTLAIVGVRALGLSRAGLRYAHRLVAHELAFGGVARLRARLVDALARGPLTRVLGLKRGDLVARLGGDVDAVGEAVIRALVPMAIAAGVGAGGVALLALFLPAAAGALAVSLAVAGGVAPWMSARALALSEKAASATRSHQMATALELLEGAAEWRVSGQAPVLLGALREDDLRLERLLARAARWTAAATFLMHAAWSASVGAALVLGFAALGRGALSQVELCVVVLVPLGAFEALQSMPAALTQLLRSTEAARRLLPFLDATEAETPATVSPAPAPAMHLRAEGLACGWPERSAAVPGIDLTLRRGRSLALTGPSGSGKTTLLLSLAGHLPPKAGTVKLGDVSLADVSEQRRVELLHYCAEDAHLFDTTLRENLRVVRAALTDDEAVAALHKAGLGEWYARQPQGLDTPLGRGGEALSGGERRRVLLARAWLSEAPWLLLDEPTEHLDPRTAARVMRDLDGMKAHGRGLVVVTHDADVARVLDSVHALAPA; encoded by the coding sequence ATGAGCCGCCATCCCTTGCGTCAGGTGCTGTCGGGGCTCGGGCTGCGTCCCCGCGCGGTGGGGTTCGCGGTCGCGCTCGGGCCGGCCGCGCTCTTCGCGTCGACGGCGCTGGGCGCGTTGTCCGCGTGGCTCATCGCGCGCGCCGCCGAGATGCCACCCGTGCTCGACCTCACGCTCGCCATCGTCGGCGTGCGGGCCCTGGGGCTCTCTCGCGCGGGCCTGCGCTACGCCCACCGGCTCGTCGCGCACGAGCTGGCCTTCGGGGGCGTGGCACGGCTGCGGGCCCGGCTCGTGGACGCGCTCGCGCGCGGGCCGCTCACCCGGGTCCTGGGCCTCAAGCGCGGAGACCTCGTCGCGAGGCTCGGCGGTGACGTGGACGCGGTGGGCGAGGCGGTCATCCGCGCGCTCGTGCCCATGGCCATCGCGGCCGGTGTCGGCGCCGGCGGCGTCGCGCTGCTCGCCCTCTTCCTCCCGGCGGCGGCGGGGGCCCTGGCCGTGAGTCTGGCCGTCGCGGGGGGCGTGGCGCCCTGGATGAGCGCGCGCGCGCTGGCCCTCTCGGAGAAGGCGGCGTCGGCCACCCGGTCGCACCAGATGGCCACCGCGCTGGAGCTGCTCGAAGGCGCGGCGGAGTGGCGGGTGTCGGGACAAGCACCGGTCCTGCTGGGGGCCCTGCGCGAGGACGACCTTCGTCTGGAGCGCCTCTTGGCCAGGGCCGCGCGCTGGACCGCCGCCGCCACCTTCCTGATGCATGCCGCATGGAGCGCGAGCGTGGGGGCGGCGCTCGTCCTCGGCTTCGCGGCACTCGGACGCGGAGCGCTCTCCCAGGTGGAGCTCTGCGTCGTCGTGCTCGTGCCGCTGGGTGCGTTCGAGGCCCTCCAGTCCATGCCCGCGGCGCTGACCCAGTTGCTGCGCTCCACCGAGGCGGCCCGGCGGCTGCTTCCCTTCCTCGATGCGACCGAAGCCGAGACCCCGGCCACCGTGTCCCCTGCCCCCGCGCCGGCCATGCACCTGCGCGCGGAGGGGCTCGCGTGCGGCTGGCCGGAGCGAAGCGCCGCGGTCCCGGGCATCGACCTCACCCTGCGGCGAGGACGGTCACTCGCCCTCACCGGGCCCAGTGGGAGCGGGAAGACGACGCTGCTGCTCAGCCTCGCGGGGCACCTGCCTCCGAAGGCCGGGACGGTGAAGCTGGGCGACGTCTCGCTCGCGGACGTGAGCGAGCAACGCCGGGTCGAGCTGCTGCACTACTGCGCCGAGGATGCGCACCTCTTCGACACCACCCTGCGAGAGAACCTCCGGGTCGTGCGCGCGGCGCTCACCGACGACGAGGCCGTCGCGGCGCTGCACAAGGCCGGCCTGGGTGAATGGTACGCGCGGCAACCCCAGGGGCTCGACACGCCCCTCGGCCGCGGGGGTGAGGCCCTTTCGGGAGGCGAGCGGCGGCGCGTCCTCCTCGCGCGCGCCTGGCTTTCAGAGGCCCCCTGGCTCCTGCTCGACGAGCCCACCGAGCATCTCGACCCGCGCACCGCCGCACGCGTGATGCGAGACCTGGATGGGATGAAGGCGCACGGGCGCGGCCTGGTGGTCGTCACGCATGACGCGGACGTGGCACGCGTGCTGGACAGCGTCCACGCCCTCGCGCCGGCCTGA
- a CDS encoding FkbM family methyltransferase, translated as MNKPSIYHEHSPQLDTLWKKSVARIWSPDGETGWYDQSLREVMVLGTLLRKFRIEPQGVLYLGAHSGYLLWVWLLLGYRNVLMVEPQEDVFKRLATVAKATSAMAMVRDQMLDCEEPTQIHVAQCAISDHDGEADFFVMAHSMLSSLQAPNVTEFGQQRLREAMSVNERVTVPVRTLDSLLRELAEGGSDTRYNTLYLNIQGAELKALQGARQTLKHIEFIHLEVNIKERYVGAPTAEDIDTFLGELGFEPGWGMRYPTIGNGHTAYVRKR; from the coding sequence ATGAACAAGCCGAGCATCTACCACGAGCATTCTCCCCAGCTGGACACGCTCTGGAAGAAGTCTGTCGCGCGAATCTGGAGCCCTGACGGGGAGACCGGCTGGTACGACCAGTCCCTGCGCGAGGTGATGGTCCTCGGCACGCTCTTGAGGAAGTTCCGCATCGAGCCCCAGGGCGTACTCTACCTGGGCGCGCATTCCGGATACCTGCTGTGGGTGTGGCTGCTGTTGGGCTACCGGAACGTGCTGATGGTCGAGCCGCAGGAAGACGTCTTCAAGCGGCTGGCCACCGTGGCCAAGGCCACCAGCGCGATGGCGATGGTGCGTGACCAGATGCTGGACTGCGAGGAGCCAACGCAGATCCACGTGGCCCAGTGTGCCATCAGCGACCATGACGGAGAGGCGGACTTCTTCGTCATGGCCCACAGCATGTTGAGCTCGCTGCAAGCACCCAACGTGACGGAGTTCGGGCAGCAGCGTCTGCGGGAGGCCATGTCCGTCAACGAGCGCGTGACGGTTCCCGTGCGGACGCTCGATAGCCTTCTGCGGGAGTTGGCGGAGGGCGGGAGCGACACCCGCTACAACACGCTCTACCTGAACATCCAGGGCGCGGAGCTGAAGGCGCTCCAGGGCGCACGGCAGACCCTCAAGCACATCGAGTTCATCCATCTGGAGGTCAACATCAAGGAGCGCTACGTCGGCGCTCCCACGGCGGAGGACATCGATACGTTCCTCGGTGAGCTGGGCTTCGAGCCGGGATGGGGCATGCGCTATCCCACCATTGGCAATGGCCACACGGCCTACGTGAGGAAGCGGTAA
- a CDS encoding cupin domain-containing protein: MSHCENLQAVLSPTPLEQFASDIWERNALVVRRDAPDYFRSLFCSAELDGLINASFTNNSIHLIQGTQFAAAWPRRPRKTTLSEFYKEFSDGKSLALREMHVRWKPITRLVSAIARQSGFVITADLIAAPPRSCNAGAWNDSRSFFVLQLEGTSTWRLPPGRFKPLPPEEGGGESLSLKAGDTLYLPFANLPGGASSSDALPMVETQDSHSLHLVFTVQRVTYADLLGRAVAAASVKDIELRRAMGFGGPLRPSGKAKSEPWFRELAAKTFEVPDWEGALQALKREHRKRLPFLPDGHFELLRHVESVDATTVVKRRPGIEVQAHLFEGQTELIFPGYYYHGPEKLLLALDFISATPQFAVKDIPGWYTDPERVRLVKHLISMGILTFATSPAAKSEVRPESA, encoded by the coding sequence ATGAGCCATTGCGAAAACCTCCAAGCCGTCCTCTCGCCTACGCCCCTGGAGCAGTTCGCCAGTGACATCTGGGAGCGCAACGCCCTCGTCGTCAGGCGCGACGCGCCCGACTACTTCCGCTCCCTGTTCTGCTCCGCGGAGCTTGACGGGCTCATCAACGCGTCCTTCACCAACAACAGCATCCACCTCATCCAGGGGACCCAGTTCGCCGCGGCCTGGCCCCGCCGGCCGCGCAAGACGACGCTCTCCGAGTTCTACAAGGAGTTCTCGGACGGAAAGAGCCTGGCCCTCCGGGAGATGCACGTCCGCTGGAAGCCCATCACCCGGCTGGTCAGCGCCATCGCGCGGCAGTCTGGCTTTGTCATCACCGCGGATTTGATCGCGGCGCCGCCCCGCTCGTGCAACGCCGGCGCCTGGAACGACAGCCGCAGCTTCTTCGTGCTCCAGTTGGAGGGGACGTCCACCTGGCGCCTTCCGCCCGGCCGGTTCAAGCCCCTGCCTCCGGAAGAGGGGGGCGGCGAGTCGCTGTCCCTGAAGGCGGGTGACACCCTGTACCTGCCTTTCGCCAACCTGCCGGGGGGCGCTTCGTCGAGCGACGCACTCCCCATGGTGGAGACCCAGGACTCGCACTCCCTGCACCTCGTGTTCACCGTGCAGCGGGTGACGTACGCGGACCTGCTGGGCCGCGCCGTCGCGGCGGCCAGCGTCAAGGACATCGAGCTGCGACGGGCGATGGGCTTTGGTGGCCCGCTGCGCCCGTCCGGCAAGGCGAAATCGGAGCCCTGGTTCCGCGAGCTGGCCGCGAAGACCTTCGAGGTCCCGGACTGGGAGGGCGCGCTCCAGGCGCTCAAGCGCGAGCACCGGAAACGGTTGCCCTTCCTTCCGGATGGGCACTTCGAGTTGCTGCGCCATGTGGAGAGCGTTGACGCGACGACGGTCGTCAAGCGGAGGCCGGGAATCGAGGTGCAGGCGCACCTCTTCGAGGGCCAGACCGAGCTCATCTTCCCGGGCTATTACTACCACGGGCCGGAGAAGCTCCTCCTCGCCCTGGACTTCATCAGCGCGACCCCGCAGTTCGCGGTCAAGGACATCCCGGGCTGGTACACGGATCCGGAGCGCGTCCGCCTTGTGAAGCACTTGATTTCAATGGGCATCCTGACGTTCGCGACCTCACCGGCCGCGAAGTCCGAAGTCCGGCCTGAGAGCGCATGA
- a CDS encoding ArnT family glycosyltransferase codes for MRSPSPMLDTSGLPQEAASPPLRRGQRTWPAVFSGALLLALAWKVWTLALPPHGVHPWRDADGLGVARAFLHEGWNILYPRVAERGGLTGIVGMEFPLVNWLGAAAMALFGEHDTWARLPVWLCLIPLAFGGLALGRRMLRDEDTARVAAVCLLLQPLVLVFSRKLMPEVPMLTLLCWGLCMAFDGIRASWGRALLAGVLLALAAVLKPTGVAAAVPATAWVLAAWKGAPGPERKWVLARSSLIGLIPVVAVLVWFRHAHVLEETYGLPLFKLKHDWWEWTRELFTWTFISVVFGRCIHLFFLLPTFLWMLVSWRTTGRVLKEHPVVTAWFAASLGVVVLFGRHNFQHQYYAIPLTLATSLLIGAFVVAATRERRAPERWRLAFLAVFAVTALLRTLSYTKPPELDVARLDAAVPKLGPPGLTVATDLSTPVVSLVTLRRQGWSLPPASLTPERLEELRREGATLLVESSFGGWLPEATRARLPPPLYDDGQVRSYSLR; via the coding sequence ATGCGTTCGCCATCCCCCATGCTCGACACCTCAGGGCTCCCCCAGGAGGCCGCGTCGCCTCCGCTCCGGCGCGGCCAGCGCACCTGGCCGGCCGTCTTCTCGGGGGCCCTGCTCCTCGCGCTCGCGTGGAAGGTGTGGACCCTGGCGCTGCCGCCCCACGGCGTGCATCCCTGGCGTGACGCGGACGGGCTCGGCGTGGCGCGCGCGTTCCTCCACGAGGGCTGGAACATCCTCTACCCGCGCGTGGCGGAGCGCGGCGGGCTGACCGGCATCGTCGGCATGGAGTTCCCGCTGGTGAACTGGCTGGGCGCGGCGGCCATGGCCCTCTTCGGCGAGCACGACACCTGGGCGCGCCTGCCCGTGTGGCTGTGTCTCATTCCCCTGGCGTTCGGCGGGCTCGCCCTGGGCCGGCGCATGCTGCGGGACGAGGACACGGCGCGGGTGGCCGCGGTGTGTCTCCTGCTCCAGCCGCTGGTGCTGGTGTTCTCACGCAAGCTGATGCCCGAGGTGCCCATGCTGACCCTGCTCTGCTGGGGCCTGTGCATGGCCTTCGACGGCATCCGTGCGAGCTGGGGACGGGCGCTGCTGGCGGGCGTGCTGCTGGCGCTCGCGGCCGTGCTCAAGCCCACCGGCGTGGCGGCGGCGGTCCCCGCCACGGCGTGGGTGCTGGCGGCGTGGAAGGGAGCGCCGGGTCCGGAGAGGAAGTGGGTGCTCGCCCGGTCCTCGCTCATCGGCCTGATTCCGGTCGTCGCGGTGCTCGTCTGGTTCCGCCATGCCCACGTGCTGGAAGAGACCTACGGTCTGCCGCTCTTCAAGCTGAAGCACGACTGGTGGGAGTGGACGCGGGAGCTCTTCACCTGGACGTTCATCTCCGTGGTGTTCGGCCGCTGCATCCACCTCTTCTTCCTGCTGCCCACCTTCCTCTGGATGCTCGTGTCCTGGCGGACGACGGGGCGCGTGCTGAAGGAACACCCGGTGGTGACCGCGTGGTTCGCGGCCTCGCTCGGCGTGGTGGTCCTCTTCGGCCGCCACAACTTCCAGCACCAGTACTACGCCATCCCGCTCACGCTCGCGACCAGCCTGCTCATTGGCGCCTTCGTCGTGGCGGCCACGCGCGAGCGCCGCGCCCCGGAGCGCTGGCGGCTGGCGTTCCTGGCGGTGTTCGCGGTCACCGCGCTGTTGCGCACGCTGTCCTATACGAAGCCCCCGGAGCTCGATGTCGCCCGGCTCGACGCGGCCGTGCCGAAGCTGGGCCCGCCAGGACTGACGGTGGCCACGGACCTGAGCACGCCCGTCGTCTCGCTGGTGACGCTGCGACGCCAGGGCTGGTCACTGCCCCCGGCGTCCCTCACCCCCGAGCGGCTGGAGGAGCTGCGCCGCGAAGGGGCCACGCTCCTGGTGGAGTCCTCGTTCGGAGGATGGCTCCCGGAAGCGACGCGGGCCCGGCTGCCGCCGCCCCTCTACGACGACGGACAGGTGCGCTCCTACTCGCTGAGGTGA
- a CDS encoding phytanoyl-CoA dioxygenase family protein, protein MSLSDHWPTGDERAFFEREGYLVVPDALSPAQVSSLTEAIERCRQREESPPEAFYNRLDILGQDDAFLELVDNPAVLGKISGLLGWNIWVNHTHYNVRPPDTSAEKYRYDWHVDGGMFSQDLQFQAPMTAIKVGFYLTDLVEPGRGQTFIFPLSLMEERNWREEFRPFTPPPSEARPLTVKAGSAVLFQQRTLHSQGSPNLSAFTRKAIFVQWAFRWLFPVDEMSVDTLDARVQDPVRRQLLGLDRKRPFGRLSPKYYPRPEDLPLKNRLIEQVGISRMCELGPAATRHLTQLLKFEL, encoded by the coding sequence ATGAGTCTGTCCGACCATTGGCCTACCGGTGACGAGCGAGCCTTTTTCGAGCGTGAAGGCTATCTCGTCGTTCCGGATGCCCTCTCACCCGCGCAGGTCAGCAGCCTGACGGAAGCCATTGAGAGGTGCCGCCAGCGGGAGGAGAGCCCTCCGGAGGCGTTCTACAACCGGCTCGACATCCTGGGACAGGACGACGCGTTCCTGGAGTTGGTCGACAATCCGGCGGTGCTGGGGAAGATCAGTGGCCTGCTGGGCTGGAATATCTGGGTCAATCACACCCATTACAATGTGCGGCCGCCGGACACCTCCGCCGAGAAGTATCGCTATGACTGGCATGTGGACGGCGGGATGTTCAGCCAGGACCTTCAATTCCAGGCGCCGATGACCGCCATCAAGGTGGGGTTCTACCTCACCGACCTGGTGGAGCCCGGCCGGGGGCAGACGTTCATCTTCCCGCTGTCGCTCATGGAGGAGCGCAACTGGCGGGAGGAGTTCAGGCCCTTCACCCCTCCGCCGTCAGAGGCCCGGCCCCTGACCGTGAAGGCAGGCTCCGCGGTCCTGTTCCAGCAGCGCACCCTGCACAGCCAGGGGAGCCCGAACCTGTCCGCGTTCACCCGGAAGGCCATCTTCGTCCAGTGGGCGTTCCGCTGGCTGTTCCCCGTGGATGAGATGTCCGTCGATACATTGGATGCGCGCGTCCAGGACCCGGTGCGCAGGCAGTTGTTGGGACTGGATCGCAAGCGTCCCTTTGGAAGGCTGTCCCCGAAGTACTACCCCCGCCCCGAGGATCTGCCCTTGAAGAACCGGCTGATCGAACAGGTGGGCATTTCGCGGATGTGTGAGTTGGGGCCCGCCGCCACGCGCCATCTCACGCAATTGCTCAAATTCGAGCTGTAG
- the cydD gene encoding thiol reductant ABC exporter subunit CydD produces the protein MKPLDPKLLRHASAARRYVLLTAGLGLGMVALTVLQARGLARLLGHAREAAGSSGTALLWLGGVWLLRAALAGLQEWAGKRSAHRVIAQLRAGLLARLASGPERERASAGVAQVELATRGLDALQPYLEGYVPQLLLTALATPALLVCVWRADPVSAALMAGSLPLIPLFMVLVGRFTREATMRQLASMQQLSARVLDLITGLATLRALGRHRGVAAQVLRLSEAHARTTLQALRRAFLSSFVLELITTLSIASVAVGIGLRLLDGAMALETGLFVLLLAPEVYAPLRQVGALFHASAEGAEAAAQAIARLEAPQPARGTLSAPPLTSGTLELRDVSVATRDAGCCAPDGLSFVLPLGQGRILGLRGESGAGKSTALAVMLGLLPPTRGGVFLRPEGGAALALGALDLTTYWPQLAWLPQQLHLEPGTVRESVCRGRVIPPSALAAAAEATGFDAVVARLPDGWDTKLGRDGQGLSLGQRQRLALTRVLVGDERLLLLDEPTAHLDEVSEQRVLEALKRRARKGTTLLLVSHRARTLAIADDVLTLHSHASSPDTLPEAA, from the coding sequence ATGAAGCCGCTCGACCCGAAGCTCCTGCGGCACGCGAGCGCCGCGCGGCGCTACGTGCTGCTCACCGCGGGCCTGGGACTCGGGATGGTCGCGCTCACGGTCCTGCAGGCGCGGGGACTGGCGCGGCTGCTGGGCCATGCACGCGAGGCGGCCGGATCCTCCGGGACAGCCCTCCTCTGGCTGGGCGGCGTGTGGCTCCTGCGCGCGGCGCTGGCGGGGCTCCAGGAATGGGCGGGGAAGCGGAGCGCGCACCGGGTCATCGCGCAGCTGCGAGCGGGCCTGCTGGCGCGGCTGGCGTCCGGCCCGGAGCGGGAGCGCGCCTCGGCGGGGGTGGCGCAGGTGGAGCTCGCGACCCGGGGACTGGACGCGCTGCAGCCGTACCTGGAGGGCTACGTGCCGCAGCTGCTGCTCACGGCGCTCGCGACACCGGCCCTGCTCGTCTGCGTGTGGCGCGCGGATCCGGTCTCCGCGGCCCTGATGGCGGGCTCGCTGCCGCTCATCCCGCTCTTCATGGTCCTGGTGGGCCGCTTCACGCGCGAGGCCACGATGCGGCAGCTCGCGAGCATGCAGCAACTGAGCGCGCGGGTGCTGGACCTCATCACCGGGCTCGCCACGCTCCGGGCGCTCGGCCGGCACCGCGGCGTCGCGGCCCAGGTCCTGCGGCTGAGCGAGGCGCACGCGCGGACGACGCTCCAGGCGCTGCGGCGGGCCTTCCTCTCCAGCTTCGTGCTGGAGCTCATCACCACGCTCTCCATCGCGAGTGTCGCGGTGGGGATTGGCCTGCGGCTGCTCGACGGGGCCATGGCGCTGGAGACGGGCCTCTTCGTGCTGCTGCTCGCGCCGGAGGTCTACGCGCCGCTGCGCCAGGTAGGGGCGCTCTTCCATGCGTCCGCGGAGGGAGCCGAGGCGGCGGCGCAGGCCATCGCGCGGCTCGAAGCCCCCCAGCCCGCACGCGGCACGCTCAGCGCGCCCCCGCTCACCTCCGGGACGCTGGAGCTGCGGGACGTCTCGGTCGCCACGCGCGACGCCGGGTGCTGTGCACCGGACGGGCTGTCGTTCGTGCTGCCGTTGGGGCAGGGACGCATCCTCGGGCTGCGCGGGGAGAGCGGCGCGGGCAAGAGCACGGCCCTGGCGGTGATGCTCGGGCTCCTGCCGCCCACGCGCGGGGGCGTCTTCCTGCGCCCCGAAGGCGGGGCGGCGCTGGCGCTCGGGGCGCTCGACCTGACGACGTACTGGCCCCAGCTCGCGTGGCTGCCGCAACAGCTCCACCTGGAGCCGGGCACGGTGCGGGAGAGCGTCTGCCGGGGGCGCGTGATTCCGCCCTCGGCCCTGGCGGCCGCCGCGGAGGCCACCGGCTTCGACGCCGTCGTCGCGCGGCTTCCCGACGGCTGGGACACGAAGCTGGGGCGGGACGGTCAGGGCCTCTCGCTCGGGCAGCGGCAGCGGCTCGCGCTCACGCGGGTCCTCGTGGGAGACGAGCGGTTGCTGCTCCTCGACGAGCCCACGGCGCACCTGGATGAAGTCTCCGAGCAGCGCGTCCTCGAAGCGCTGAAGCGGCGGGCCCGCAAGGGAACGACCCTCCTCCTGGTCAGCCACCGCGCGCGGACGCTGGCCATCGCGGACGACGTCCTCACGCTCCATTCGCACGCGTCTTCGCCGGACACCCTCCCGGAGGCCGCATGA